CATAAGACCCTGCCGCCCTGTCTAACCTGCAGACCCAGTTCACAAGCCTTTTTGGCGACAAGACCAGCCCCAAGCATGACACTAGGGTTTGAAGTATTTGTGCAGCTGGTGATAGCAGCAATCACGACACTACCATGCTTAAGCTCTGCAGGATGTCCATGGAACGAGAATTTCGCCACCTTGTGTTGTGCCTCTTTTGGTACAGCGAAGCCCTACATCATAATTAAAGATTGAGTAAGCTTGCAATTTCAGGATTTGACAATGGATACAGAGCTAGCAAAAGAACTAAAAAACAAGTTTAACATTGCACATCTAAAGCTGTCTCATATTTCCTTAGGTAATGAATGATACACTGTTCTGCCATCATCACTAAATCACCTAGACACCTACTAATGACATAATTGATTCAAGCTTGCTAAGCCAAAACTATATTTGAAATTAAATATTGAAAATAACatctaaaaaataacaaattgcaCTGCTCAAAATAAATCATTTGTTATTCATTAAGGAATGACATGACAAGAAGCTCATTTCTACTAAAGTTCTAAAAGTCACCTTGAATCCAACTTTGTTGTCGAGACAAGAATGCCAATCAGCCTTCATTTCTTTCAAAGGAACCCGATCATGAGGTCTGAATAACAGCAATCGTAGTCAGATCAAAACAGTAACATAATTTGTGAGGTGATGAATGCTACTTTGAAGAAGCACAAATCAAGTACCTCTTTGGCCCGGAAATACAGGGTTCAACCTCTGCAAGGTCTAGTTGTAGATAGGAAGAGTAAACTCTTTCTTGTTGAGGCTGAGATCAGGGGAAAAATAGTTAGATTCCCAACTGGTACTTAAAATGGTAAAAGGATAAAAGGACAGACAAACCCATAAAGTCTTACCTCACTATAGTCGACAAACATGTTATTTGCACGCAAATATGCTTCAATCATTGCCACCTGAGTTttatcaaaagagaaaactaCCACATAAAAACTACAAATACAAGCAAGAATATGAAACATACATTATCAATATCAGTGTCTAGATCATCAGTTGTATTCCCACACATGAATGTTGAAAATACTCACAGTTTCATCACTTCTTCCAGTTAATTTTAGATATTGCAAAGTAACATGATCTACTGGAAAGAACCCCATTGTTGCACCATACTCGGGAGACATATTGGCAATAGTGGCCCTGTCAGCTAATGATATTTTACCCACTCCCTCACCTGCATAAAGCATATTTTAGAGCACCAGATCACTAATGGATGGAAACATGGCACAGGAAAATTACTAAAGGTCAATTTTGATTACCGTAGAACTCAACAAATTTGCCAACAACACCATGCTTCCTCAGCATTTGGGTCACAGTTAAAACCAAATCAGTAGCTGTGACACCATTGGGTAATTTTCCAGACAACTTGAATCCAACCACGCCAGGCAACACCATACTCATTGGCTGCATGCGCGTTAGATATAGAATTAGAACTGAAATACAGAGCTCATTAATACCTTCATTTCCGAAAGCATGTACAAGACCACTGTGACCcgtttgtttgaatttgaacttctttttttttttttttttgataagtagattgaatttgaactttgaagacTCTCATGCATTTAAACATTAGTCTAAACAGTTAAATTGGGCGTACAGAGTCTGTATTACTAGATTAGTATATTAATACAAAAAAGGAAGGCCACAGTAAGAACAGTTTAATGCATAAATAGCCTTCAGAGCATCAGATGCTAACAAAAGGCTAAAAGGTGTTCCTCTACAAGAGAGTGCCTTTGAAAGACCTGAAAGAAGGGAGGGGCCTAACTTCAACATGATTACAAGCAGCAATATATTGTTATTAAGTTCTTAACTAAAAATccgtggaaaaaaaaagttcttaacTAAAAAGGCCAAAACACCTCAGCTTTAAGAACACCACCCCAACCTACCTAGCACATATATGACCTGTCATATGCATTTCTATGATTCTTATTCAAGATACCAATAAGTGAAAATCTGCTTAATACAGCAGGAAAGTTTATCGTTAAGACTGAACCCACGTAGGCCTAACCAATTATCCTGGCCGGCTGCCCTTCCCAAAGGAAGAGGGGCAGCAAGAAATAAATCCTCCTGCCCTATTACAAATTGACCATCAATATTTTTGTATGTCAGTCGTCCTGATGTTTTGAGAATATCAATGTCCCATGTCTCCCCAATCTCGTGTCCAGCTCCCTATCCATGTTCTTAGAGTATATGCAATATGCAGGAAATTATAACTTCAAGCATGTGTGGCCATAAGCCGTATTGTTGACAATAAGCATATGCTATTTCAGTCATATCTCATCAGGTGCTACATCACCCCTTAACTAGGAAAATGCATGTACTCACATGCTCATACAACAGCCACAACCATCATAATTCATAAACAAGGTatcatggtgatggcaaggtcATAAGCTAATCAAGACAAACCATCAATCTTCAATCCTAggactggaaaaaaaaaccttcctAGAGTTTCATCACATGAATGAAACAATTTACCTGGCCAAGCATAGCTGCCTCTGCTTCAATACCTCCAACTCCCCAGCCAGCAACTCCTAAACCGTCTATCATAGTAGTGTGGGAATCAGTTCCGACCACACTATCCGGATAGAGCATGCCATCTCTGTTAAATACAACTCGGCCAAGATATTCAAGATTAACCTGAATACATTACGAAATCAGAAAGTAATGTCAAAACATTTACCATGAAAACAAATGGCGAGACATCTGAAAAGGGTGGGACAACTAAAATTATGAAAGGTCACTTCCCTCTATCAAAATATATGAAACAAGAACCATTATATTAAAACAAAAGctgaaacaaaaacaagaagaaaaatggtGTTCAAAATTACCACAAGAcaatagagaaagagagagagagagagagagagagagagagagagagagagagagacaattccatagtttgaactttgaacctAAAATTTGCAAAAGATGCGGCGTTCCCCATACCTGATGCACGATACCAGAACCCGGAGGAACAACAAGCATATTTGTGAAAGCATTTGACCCCCATTTCAGAAAAGCAAATCTTTCCTTGTTCCTTTGGAATTCAAGTTCCATATTTGCCTGCACTGCATTTTCTGATCTTGTGACATCAACTTGTACTGAATGATCAATGACAAGATCAACAGGAACCTACATGCAAGATACTCTGTCAACACCTCCTGTTAAAGGAAAAATGAAGCAGGACAAACAATATCCCAATGGTAATGCCATGGTACAGGAACATAGTTGTTTGGGTCAAAACTGGAATGAATGCATTTGCAGAATGACACCAAGCTATTCTTGTAAATTAACAATTCATCGAGATTCAACGATTCCTCAGAACTATTGACCTGAAATACAAAGTTGATGTTCtggaacatgattttttttgacaCAACAAGTAAGAAATGCATTTGTAGAATGGCACCAAGTTTAGTCTTGTAAGATTACATTTCATGGAGATTTCAAGGATTCCACAGAACTCTTGACCAGACATTACAGAGTTAATGCACAGTGGGAGAGAGTgattcaggaaaaacatcacaTACAAGTTACTGATCTAAATTCTTTAAGTTCCTGGGCCCCATAGATACTACTGGATCGCTCTTGGGATAAGAAGGTTGACGAGTGTGTGGGTTAAACATCCTGGAGGAATTCAATAAGCCCAATTCTTAGAGAACACAAAGGCAGTTTACGAGAATTATGCTCACCAAAGGATTGATCTTCTTAGAATCGCTACCAAGCTTGTTCATGGCATCACGCATACAAGCAAGGTCGACCACAGCTGGTACACCAGTAAAATCCTGGAGAAAGCAGTTTCATTAGAACTAGAATACATGTCCATTAAATCCGTGAGCCGATGTAAATTTGTCATGACCCGCACCTGCAGGAGAACACGAGCAGGCTTGAATGGAATTTCAACTTGCTTTGGAGAAGTAGTTTCCCAGTCAATTATCTTCTCCACATCCTCCTTGGTGACTTGGAAGTTGTCGCAGTTACGGATCGCTGATTCAAGAAGGATCCTAATAGAGTATGGCAGCTTATCTGTTATGCAGAAATGTGGAACAAAGAAACATTTGATTAGTGGCGTACAACAGAAGACAACTTTGTAATGTTAAATCTATGAGAAAGATGTCTGAAAGGTATTCTAAAGACATCCCAGCTGTATACAAAACTTAAGAAACCAATATGAACAAAGAGCAAACCTGGTTTAAAATCAAGAAAAGTACTTTATACAACTGGAAACTAATGCATATAGTATGTGAAAGGGAAGAAGATATGAGAAATGATTTCAAATGTTATCTTATGCACCATAGTATATCACTTAAGAGTGAGGTGGTGTCTAATAACAAGTGCAACCTGTTctttattttcccttttgatATCAGAACTATATCATGTAGTGATTTTCTCCATAAAAAGAGGTATTAAGAGATTTACCAATCCTTGGATCATTCAAAGCTGGCAGGCTATAGAACTTTCCAAACTCCCCACCTCCCTGCTTGGGAAGACTGGTCAGAATTCCTTTGAAAGCATTCTCAGACGCTGCATTCATACAGATGAATAATAAGATTTCCATACTTGTTAATCACAACTTTCAAAGGTGGATGATTCACTCTATAAACACAATGTCAAATTGTCAATGTTTGGACAGTAAAAGGACAATGAAACTGTAACCcaactaaaaattcaaaataatgtTAAAGTGAGTAGCAAAAGAGCACAAAACCCATTGttcaacagaaaacaaggaattCAAACTGCCTGTAATCTTTACTTTCTGTCCAGTAATTTTTAATTCCTTTGCTTTTCAATAGTACTCAAAACAACCTGAGATTGGTTTTATAGAGTCCCATTCAGGTAAGGcgtcctcattttaaataaaatgcagacGTCCCCTTTTCTCatctttcccgatcaaatttcgatgatccgagccgctcaatgtgttcagaacatgtttaagggtacccgcgagaaatcagaaaaaaaaatgatcgggaagggcttgatttgagcagtttttattcgaaccgttcgataaaatacaaacaaaaactgctcggatcaagctctttccggtctctttttttttgctgatttctcgcaggtacccttaaaatcacgttctgagcatattgagcggctcgaatcatcgcaaattggtcgggaaaggaacgtccttaacttaatatggtaagggcgcccttacttgAAGTTTTGTATGGTTTTATAATCCAAACCCACCAGTTAAAAAGAAGCTCTTTATCGTCaagtgaaaaaaagaaatgatctCTTGCTAGGCCATCTATTTCGACATGCACTAAAACCTAAATGGTACCAAGATGGAATAACACAGGATTATAAATATTTCGTAAATAgtactttttggaaaatattaAGGGCTAATTATATCACCTGAAATATTGTCTATTAAATACAAGCATaacaattaagtcttttataaGTTGGGGTCGGGAGCCCCGGTCCATCATGACTACTATGCTCTGTTTGACCACTCATAACACCAAAATCTCAACCGTAGGTAGAGGTGATAAACAAACCTAACAAGCTGAACATTTGATAGTTGACAAGCTCGGTTTAAAAACTTAATGAGCTTTAAAAATCCGTTCGAGCATAGTTTTTTTATAACACGAACCGATCTCAAACAAGCTTTAATCAAGCTGATCACGAGTAGCTTCAAATTTTAAACATCACAAGTCCAATGAGCCAAGTAGCAGCTTGtccaagcttggtttgaaagcttTAACTAGTTTCAAAAAGAAGTTCAAGCTCAGTTTGTTTATTTAACAAACCAATCTCAAGCGAGCttttaacaaacaaacacacactcAAACCcgagcaattttgttcatttaTCCGCCCTAATCGTTCTTACATCAATCACAACActagggggaaaaaaacttcGGTATACGGTAACGGTCACTAATTGAATAGAAACCATAAGATGCCACAAGTACTAAATAAGAGCAATTGAATTAATAAAGAAAAGCTACCAAAAGCTAATGAGCAGGGCAGGGCATGGAGTATAATACAACAGAATACAAGCAATATTAAACTGCCTATTACTTTACTGTCTGTCCAGGAATCAGTTCCtttgctttttgaaaagaattttaaaaatcgTGGGAGCAAATTAATTGTGAGATTTTCTTTTATAATCCAAATCCACCGGAAAAAAGAACCACTTGATCATCGAGTGCAATAAAATTATCCCTTACCACGCCTCTATTTGTCATGCAGCAGAACTTAAATGGTactgcagttcaaaaaaaaaacttacatggTATTGAGTCTCCTGACACAGAATAATACAGAATTTTAACATTGACAGGCAAAGGTATATGAGGTTGTCATATTTGAAGTGGTTAATATTTATCTTTTCCAATACAAATAAAGGGTGGCGAACTTTAACTCAGAGTCAGACTAACATATAGGATCCAACCATAATAATTAGTACTCTGCTCTGTTAGACCAAATACCAAAATTTTAACCACAGGTTTTACACCAATCGCAACACCAATTAGCAGGGACGGACCCAGGATCTTAGTGTTGGGTGGTCAAACATCATAAAAACACTTAAAACAAACCGTCGGGCCAAAAAACAAACTCTACAAGTTCAAAGACAATTTGAAACTTGGCTAGGGCAGTCAGTCCAGTTCATCTATGAACACCAAGCTCTGCTATCCCGAGACCAACAATAATAGAAACCATATTTACCAAGAACAAAAAGTAACAGAAACTGTTACAACATCcgactcaaaatcaattggcaatgagtggagatgcCGCCCAAGCTCATATTAACCGACGTGGGACAACTCCAACAGAAACCATAACAAGATATGCGATTGGTACTTGAACATTTAGAACAAATCCAAGAACGCTATCTCAGCACAAAACACAAATCAATAAAACAATATCGAAAGGACAAAGGAGTACCCATCGTCGCGATCTTCCGCTCGAACAGATTGACGGAGGCGGGAGTCCTGATCTGAGACGCGAGGCTCGCCGGCGACTTCCAATCGACGCCGTGGCTCCACCGCGGAACGGAGGAGCGGAGGTGGCGGTAGGCGGAGGAGAAGCTGAAAGATCGGCACTGGTTGGCTACGGAAGGAGAAGAAGACAGAGGAGGCGAGGAGGAAGCTGCcgtggagagagaagaagaaggagaagaaagccTAGAAGACCTCGAGGCCGTGCGGAGGGCAGCTGACGTGCAGGACCTTATATACATGGTGGTGATCACGCATCCAAATGCTTGGAGATAAGGATTGCACGTAGAGACAGGTAAGGGGAGAGTAATGGAGGTTGCGCGCAACGGTTTTCGATGGATTGATCCGTGAAATGATTGACGAGTggatttttagagagagagagaggggcgtgTGGAGGGCGAAGGTGTGGGGAAGGTGTTATGTGTAGTATAGGGTTGCGTGCCGATTTCTAGAAGTTCAACTGGTAAAGGAGATGAAGAAATGGAACTGGTAAAAGGCTCTCTCGTTGGCAAAAAGGCACTGGGATTCGGCTTGCTTTGCGATTGGTGTGTTGATTGTGTAAATTCCCGGTCCTATTGACCAATTGATGGACCACGGTAGTATTTAGGTGTTTCAGGTCACCAATTCGGCCCGGTTTGTGCCCAACTTAACTAATTTTGGGGGTTCAATTCTATTAACCACATGTTGAGAGCCTATttaaagacggaaaaaaaacTTCGAATGGACTAGCTCAAAAGAAATTGATACTAATACATTACCTGAAATCTTACGAGGAAACTAACTCATTGGGAGTCTATATGAGGtgttcgtgtttttttttttttctttttttcgtctttattttttgtgggtATGGTTTGTACTTTCCAAAACACTTGCATATTCAACACAAAGATGTTCATGTTATCGACGAGATAAATTTCTATAATTTATTTATTAGGTTCCATTGTTgacgttgagaattgaattgacAAACTTAAGAATTGTTATGTTTTTTTACTTTATGTTATATTCTGGCTTGACCAACTCTTTAGAATTAATCTTATTCTATATTTTTCATGAATCTTTCATTTTCGTAGACTTGATACAAATCTACATTGTCGATTAATCCAGTTCAAAGCATGCAATGCTGCTGACCGTTCCTTTTCCTaagaatcaaaaccaaaaaaggatCTTTCCCCCTTTCTTTATGCTGTTTTATGACACAGTCCATGGTTCACACACGTAGCacaatatatatttatttacttatttggTGTGGGGTTGTTCTCCTAAAAAACCCAATGGCTttcccgcaaaaaaaaaaaagctaaataaagccatataaagacaaaaagaagtcaataagccacttttttcgtctttattcaaaaaatattgaatttcgattaaaattttatactttttagattcttctcgtcataaggatgcaataatccctaaaaaataagaataaaccaagtgatacgaaaaaaaattgaataaggacaaaaaaataggcCACTTTTACTTAAGTATATAACTTGGGTGCATGATGTGATAAAAACAGACTTTAATTTTATTGGCAGAATTAGGATTTGGACTTGCAATGATTCATAATCAAATAACGAACTTTCCATGACTGAGTTGAAGTTTCAAGGAAGTAGTAGCAGCCAATTCCATGCTTGGTCAAAAAAGACGCTGGAGATggtgttgcaacttgcaaggaCAGAAAATTACTAGTACAATACTAAAGCAAAACTAGGTGTGTTAAATTCATGAAAGGGTTCAGTACCCGTTccactaacaatttttttttactttttttatttagaaaattagaggctgatttttttttttaagtttgttTTGATCCCAACCCTAAATATTGTTCACAAACCTGAATAGGCTCGGATAGATTGCttaatgacttttttgccccaAAAAAACTGAACGGGTCGTCTCTTATTACGCCCCTCCGGATctgctccctctctctctctctctctctctcttggcaaACTCAATTGCAAAACATGAAAACGATCAGTTCTCAAGGATGAAGCCTCCAATGGCAAGGATGACGACGGCGATGGAAGGAAGAGCGTCCGCCGTCCGTGATCTTCCAACGCTATGCACGCTCTCTGTAGTTTGTTTACCAAAGCTATCAGATTCTCCATTATCGGTGACGAAAGGAAGAGCGTCCGCCGACCATGATCTTCCAATGCTGTGCACACTCTCTGTAGTTTGTTTACCAGAGCTATCAGATTCTCAATTATCGGTGACGAAGGTTTTCAGAAGCTGTTGTTGTCCATCCCCCAATTTGAAACGTAGGTAAGGAGATCCTGCAATCTTGAAGACAGAGACAAtcttgaagagagagagagaaatccatGGTGACGAGGCAAGATAACAGCGTGGAAAAAACAAGAACTAGATCTGGACCTATTCGGTTAAACGGAACAAAATAGATGTGAACTATGTAAAaggaatttctctcttttaAAAGGAATTTTCTTCAGATTCTCCTGTTAAAGGATTTTTCCCTCATAAAACTCCATTTTCTCTCTAGTTGTCGCAGGTTTTTCAAATCGGATGTGCTATGCGAATTGTGTGTGAACGTGTATGCGAATTATGTGAATTGCGAATTGTGTATGTGAACTGTGTGGTTCGGTTATGTGAAGTATGTGTAGTAAAACTATGTGAATTGCATAATCCTATGTGAACTTTGTATTGATaaaactatgtgaactgtgtatttttagTGTGCGTTGAAGCTAGTTCACTATGAATTGTTTGTACATgtattttcttatatttttgtaaaaatttatCTATAATTTCTAATTGATAATACTTTCAAATTGGAAGTGTTTCGGTTATGTGAATTGTGTGATGAGCTTTTTTcgtatatttttgtgtgtgtattttttatgagaattgtatattttctatgagaactgtgtattgtccatgagaattgTGTGTTTTCTATTAGAATTGTATTTTGTccatgagaattgtatattttctattaaaactgtgtattttatatgagaactgtttattttctatgagaattatgtattttttatgagaagtatgtattttagtgtgtagtgaggttatgtgaactgtgcattcctatgagaactgtgtatttttcaatgagaattgtgtattttctgtgagaactgtctatgagaattgtttattttttattagaactgtgtaattttctatgagaactgtgtattttctataataattgtttattttagtgtGAAGTGAAGTTATGTAAACTGTGTATtttggcatatatatatatatatatatatatatatatatatatatatatatatatatatatatatatatatatatatcaatcacctgcatttgttttttattactttttgtttgaggttgagtataactatatttgattctTATTCgtatgtgtattttctatgaaaattgtgtacttttttatgagaattgtgtattttctataagaattctcaatgagaactgttattgtccatgatgattgtctatgcaaactgtatatttttctatgagaattatgtattttctatgagaactgtgtattttagtgtgtggtgaggtTATTTGAACGATGTATTTTTCCGGTTCACATAGCCCTTTCACataagaactgtctatgagaactatgtttttttatgaaagttgtgttttttctataagaactgttaTTGTCCATGATGTTTgtatatgagaattgtgtattttctgtgagaatttcctatgagaactgtgtattttatataagaattgtatattttttatgagaactgtgttttttctataaaaactgtgcttttttttatgagaactgttattTATCTATGATGATtgtgtatgagaactgtgtatttttctatgagaattatgtatttttctatgagaacagtgtattttagtgtgtggtgaggctATTTGAACGGTGTATTTTCcaattcacatagccatttcacatgagaagtgtctatgagaactttgtttttttatgagaactctgttttttttttcctttgagaaTTGATAttgattgtctatgagaactgtgtattttagtgtgtggtaatgCTATTTGAACTaagtatttttcagttcacataaccattttacatagttctcatagaattgactatgagaattggcagacCAGTCCAATgagccaagggtatttttgttcgaaataatatgggtcagaaattgattctaaaaatataaattttactaaaaatggacatgtagacaaaaagttaagaagaatggacaaaatagtaaaaatgcatgaaaagtcaagagaaataactaaaataaagaagaaatatttttgtcaggactaTTTGAAGTCCGAACCTAGAAAACGGGGctggcctaaaaattccccttttttattttttggattttgttcttatttgaatttttttcgtgtttgtttgTTCTGTGACAATTCTTTTTTACTTCTTCGATTCGTCTACTTTTtgctcaaatattttgaacaatgaccacttttaagtaaactttttttactttttctatttaAAAGTGGttcttgttcaaaatatttgggtaaaagtaaattttttttacttttcaatgagacgaatcaaaaagtcaaaaaattttagagcaaaacaaacaaatgcgaaaaaaattcaaataggaACAAAACCGCACTTTTTCTAAAAATGTtatcagttaaaaaaaaaaagagagtcatGCTAGGGTTCCCTTTCATTTCGGTGGCGGCGGGACGGTGCTCCGACCGTGATAGTGCTTTCGTTCCATCAACATGTCGTCATTGCTTTCCTAGCTCGAGATTCGGTTGAATACTTGAATGTGCTTATGATTCTAACTCATTGTGGATCCGGGCCTGGTAGATTGTGATTTAATTAGTGCttaattatttgtatttttggatATAATGATCTCTTCCCCAACCCTTTTGTGGGCGTTTCCCTTTTATCTATATACACTATTTCAGGTGGATTTAAGTTTTTgcaatgtttaaaaaaaaaaaaaaaaaaacatgttcaTCTAGAGCTATCGAATTAGGCCGTTGAAACTGATAAAAGTATCTCCAACtaaactttttatattttttgtttttgtgttttcacATCTATATTTTGTATAATCATACTCCTCCAATCATACTTCGCTTTGAGATTTTCAAATTGAACagtaatttttgttttccatataTGGAGAATCATTTAAGGAAACAGCCATTTGAGTTCATTCGAAAGTTCAATAGGAATAAGAAATGTTGCATTAGTATTTTTGGCATTAAAAGATGTTTTTTGCTGGtaattattccaaaaaaatattgttaattcTATAACAAAATCACTCATATCCGGTAATGCAAAAGAAGCCATTGAAAAGCTAATGAGCATTGTCAATGTTTTTGTCATTGAGATAGCTATTCCACCTATTTCGTCGAGATAAGTAAGACGTATTCTATTATAACTCATTTCTGCCAAAAAAAAGTGCAACACCAATAAAGGCATGAGAGATTATTTGGAAGAGATACAGCTTATCCGAGCTAATAAGATGAATCAAACGAGTTATACATCATGAACTTTGTACTGCGCACATCACTTAGATGGGTTCTGTAAATTCATGTAGGAGGATATGAAGAAATATAATAGGAACGGAAGTACAAAGAGATGTAAGAAAGGTTGAATCATATATCTTTCTAAAGAGAGatacttattcacggagctAGCCGCGGTCAAACAGCTCTTTACGGAAGCGCTTAATCTCAACcgtccgaaccgtccaaaatacttttgaacgacggagattgagctccgtaaagAAGGTTTTCTGAATCAATCATCAAGAGTTGCGTTAATTCGAATAACCCGCCTTCTGATATCGAGGTTTTAGTTCATAATTGTTTATCTCTCAgggagttttttattttatgtgagTTTAGTTTTATCAAACGAGACTGTAATAGGGTCGCACATGTTTGTGCTAAACAGCCCATTTCTTGTGGTTTGTCTGACATGTGGACTTCCATCTTGCCTCCATAGAGTTCGTCACTTTCTGATATATAAGTGTTTCTGCCTgtcagattaataaaattttctcacttctgtcaaaaaaataaaataaaaactcctTTCTAAATCACTTTTTCATTGATTTGTTAATGTAGCGAGTCCTCATAATCGAGATCGATTTGGTTTGGAATGAcattaaagaaaggaaaacacgGGAATAAACAACTAAAATCCTGCGCCAGATCCAGGATTGACGTTAATGGCGATCGAGGTGGAAGATCAAGTTTAACTAtgcaagtaaattttttttttaatcctgaTGAAATTAGGTGTACCGTGTACATTTAGTGGTCCCATTCGCCAGCTGTTTAATTCAAGAGAGGAAAAAGGAATGGTAGCG
The sequence above is drawn from the Rhododendron vialii isolate Sample 1 chromosome 6a, ASM3025357v1 genome and encodes:
- the LOC131330647 gene encoding aconitate hydratase, cytoplasmic, which encodes MYIRSCTSAALRTASRSSRLSSPSSSLSTAASSSPPLSSSPSVANQCRSFSFSSAYRHLRSSVPRWSHGVDWKSPASLASQIRTPASVNLFERKIATMASENAFKGILTSLPKQGGGEFGKFYSLPALNDPRIDKLPYSIRILLESAIRNCDNFQVTKEDVEKIIDWETTSPKQVEIPFKPARVLLQDFTGVPAVVDLACMRDAMNKLGSDSKKINPLVPVDLVIDHSVQVDVTRSENAVQANMELEFQRNKERFAFLKWGSNAFTNMLVVPPGSGIVHQVNLEYLGRVVFNRDGMLYPDSVVGTDSHTTMIDGLGVAGWGVGGIEAEAAMLGQPMSMVLPGVVGFKLSGKLPNGVTATDLVLTVTQMLRKHGVVGKFVEFYGEGVGKISLADRATIANMSPEYGATMGFFPVDHVTLQYLKLTGRSDETVAMIEAYLRANNMFVDYSEPQQERVYSSYLQLDLAEVEPCISGPKRPHDRVPLKEMKADWHSCLDNKVGFKGFAVPKEAQHKVAKFSFHGHPAELKHGSVVIAAITSCTNTSNPSVMLGAGLVAKKACELGLQVKPWVKTSLAPGSGVVTKYLLQSGLQKYLNEQGFHIVGYGCTTCIGNSGDLDESVASAISENDIVAAAVLSGNRNFEGRVHALTRANYLASPPLVVAYALAGSVDIDFDKEPIGVGKDGKDVYFRDIWPSTEEIAEVVQSSVLPAMFKSTYEAITKGNPMWNQLSVPESQLYSWDSDSTYIHEPPYFKDMTMDPPGPSGVKDAYCILNFGDSITTDHISPAGSIHKDSPAAKFLLERGVDRRDFNSYGSRRGNDEIMARGTFANIRLVNKLLNGEVGAKTIHIPTGEKLYVFDAATKYKNAGQDTIVLAGAEYGSGSSRDWAAKGPMLLGVKAVIAKSFERIHRSNLVGMGIVPLCFKAGEDADSLGLTGHERFTIDLPSKISEIRPGQDLTVRTDNGKSFTCTVRFDTEVELEYFNHGGILPYVIRQLSKQ